The Anoplopoma fimbria isolate UVic2021 breed Golden Eagle Sablefish chromosome 9, Afim_UVic_2022, whole genome shotgun sequence genome contains the following window.
TCTaaaattttcttttaaaacttaCATTATTATCAAAGAGGATATGACCCACAACTAGGGCTGTGCGATAAGGCCAACATTTCCAATACTAATATAGGTTAATTGATAGctcaataacaatatatatatcacgtaatagcatgttttctggtaattcaataaataagtAGTCAATATGAAATAATCAAATGCCGAAAGCctgtaaagcttttttttttattgccttgtGTTATTTAATACACGATTTATGAAAAGTAATGAGTATTCTCTTATTAAAGTAAGAACTTATGTGCAAATTGATTAAAACAGTTTTGAGTGAAATTATAGAGAAACACTAGAATAGCTACATAGTAAACTAAACTGGGGGTATTGCCATGAGCAGAATTCTTATCAATTTAGACAACGAACTTGTGCATGAcaatatatgatttcatcaagatatgatttaattcaaatacaataaattatcatattgaatgaTAGCCCTTACCACATGTTCCTCAATATGCATAAGCAAGACACACAGCACAGTTCCCTTATCTTAGGACTATATACATAAAGTCAACAACACATGAAGGCAACATGAAGCCTTAAACCAGACACTCTCGAGCTTCAAtaattattagtttattttccaCAGGGTAATTGTACATATTAGAGTTACAGGTCTTGTCCACGTGACCTTTAAGTTGCCAATTCAATCAGTTAGTGTTGGAATAAAAGTGCGTCTGAGCTACTGGAGTTGTATTTAATATGACTGTGCTTTATTTAGTTTGACATATTGGGACTTCTGCTGTAACATTCATGTAAACTCGTATTTTTAACGATATTAACTACACCCTTGACAGAGACATTctaggtttatttatttaacaactattctgacacatacagtatgacACAACTCGACCCCAAACATCAAGTCCTTCTTTTTAGGCATTTATAAACACCTTGAAAACCACTCACCACGTCTGTCGCGCGGGGCTCCTCGCGGGCACCGGGATTGAAGAGTCTCTCCACCTGCTTGGTGAAACACACGACCACCCACTGCCACCGTGTCGCCTTTGTTTTCAGTAGCTGTTCCCCTTTCCGATGTACAAGCGCCAGTATAAATACAAGTTTCACGAAGGAAACGAAAGTCAATAGTCTTCACTTCCTCATTGTCTTAAAGGTGCAGATACATGTTTAGCAGACCACACCTCCTGTGGGACAGCAGTGGGAGTTTAAAAAGTAGACAGAAATGAAGACTTAAATACCCGTATGACAAAACTCATGTTAAGATAAATGACAGTTTTATTAGAGTTCTTAGTAACAACGACACACTGTGCAGCTTCTCCAATATGCAGATAAAAAGCTGCGTCACCGACACAGTGGTTagcacatgaaaaaaaaaaaaaacatgaaaaaaaaaaaaaaggaaatgtatcAGTCAGAAATCATTGTCCAGTCACATACACCACGAGACAGTCTAGAACAAAGCATTGGTTTCAGTCCATCTTCATCAAACGTCCGTGAAGCATGAATGACCTGACTGGTACCGTTTGAGTTTACAGACAAAGCCAACACAGCACCATGCAGGCCTGAAAGAGAATAAACTATGGATGgtcttgtataaaaaaaaaaaaaaaaaaaaaagacaaaacatactGCCATACATAATTCATTCAGTGCAAGCACTCATCCATCTGTATTTTAATTACTGTATTTCAAGGTTTTGTAAAGAACCATGTCTGCATAACAGACAACTTGTATTTGTGAACAGAGTATCTACCCGAATACCATGTTGTGTTGTAATATTATGAAGAGGGTTCATGTTTACTTCTCCCCCTTTCaccaagaaaaataaaataaaattcaccCAAGTTCAAAGGATGATGTGGCAACAAAGACTTTATGTAAATAGTGATTGTTTTAACCTGCCAGTATTTGAGTTTCTGCAGAAGAGGCAGCACCCTTCTGGGACTCTAAGCAGCTAAAAACAAGCACGAAGTATGAATTAGAGATAACATtacacatcctctctctccttttaagTCGTTTATCAGGTGACTTCTTGAGGACCAAGCTGAATTTAAAACTAATCAAACTCATCCAGAGAGGCTGGTGGAGCAGTGAGCAGTTTGAAGAGGTCTTTGTGCTGTTGTTCCACCAGGTCCTCTCGTGATTCCTTTAACCTTAATCCAAGGTCTCATCCTCGACTGCAGTAGGAAAGCAGTTTATCTCCGTGGACCCTCAACAGCATTATTcttcacactttatttatttccaaaacaaaaccCACCCATTAAATAACCCTTGACATTTAATCCCCCACAATGCTCTACTTCGATAACTTCATTAACGTCTTTATCCGCTCCCCAAGGAGGCTTTCCTCATCGTCTCCTCGTCCTGGACGGAGAGCTCGGTCAGCTTGCGTCCCAGCCTCTCGTGAAGGTCCAGGTATTTGGCCACGCAGCGGTCCAAGCACACGGACTCGCCCTTGGACAACTCTGCCTCCTTGTAATGTGGCGGTACACACTTCCTGTGGCAGGCGTTGGTCATGCTGGGAAGAAAGGAAGACAGGAGATGGTCAGATTTTTAAACAAAGTGTGTAATGACCGGGATATTATTTAAGTGTTAACACATTTACCAGACAATTTAGTACAACCTTGCTTTACCAAGTAAATAGCTTGAAGCACCTATGTGTAGAGTTTAAGTGTGACTATAGCAACTTTAAAATTATTCTGATGACGTTAGAGCTgcaaagattattttcattatcaaaatacaaagtacattgaaaaaaaaaaaaatcagtctcAGTGTCCCAACCTGGGAGTCAAATACCAAAGAGAGTTACCCAAGTCAAAGCGGGGCTTTAGATTTGATGGACATGAAATTACTTTATTCTATTTGTTAATTTGACAGGGACAATACTCAAGAAGTAGAAACCAAGAGTGAATTAGGCAGCAACAATATAAATGCCTGAAACTAGAAATGAATGCCGATAAATACTGTTTGAAAGCACCCATGTGCTTTTTGACTTTGTCTCTAGACTTTCTTTAACAGGAGACATATTGTCTCATCATAGTGTAAAGTTAGTACCTTTGTGTGTCCCATTAAGTCAGAACAGTGTGACGGTgaaccagcatgcacaataccaggaccctgacaCTGAAGCAGCTTAATGGAATTCACccatcattcatttcattatttacagcTGCTCTGAACCAGTAGTCCCACTTTATGTCAGACAGTCCTAGGGGTCTGTTAGCTCACGCACAATGACCAGTCTTGCTCTCCTTTACTATGAACCAGTCTGGCTATCAAGACGCAAGAAATTGATGacagaggggggggaaaaaataaatgcagaaattcCCAACTGAATGAGGCAATCACTCAGTGATCTGCATCGTTCTCAATAGAGACACTTGGCTTCTCCTCTTAAGGTAGTGATGAGTGGAGGATTTAACCAAACAGTCAAAAGGCCTTTTCAATTACATGCTTACCTGTTTCATTAGCTTTTGGATCAAgcaatatttgctttaaatgtgTAATGGGATcagtatcaaaataaataaggtGGCGGTGCTTTTGGAATATGTTGTGGGATTTTCGTTGGTCAGATAAAGTGCAAACAATGTGTAAGCATTTATATTGTCTTTCAACCACATCGAGCTTTAATTAAATGCAGTAATGAACCAACAATGATGTAATAAACCATTGTGCATCCCTATAATTATTCCAAAAACTTTGAGAAATGCAATCatcattttttctatttatcaTTACAGGGTTAAGCAATTAATCAATTTGCACTGTGCTTTGGTACTGGAAAGGCAAATTCTAATGCAAATGCTTACTTAAGCTGCAGTATAACTAAATCTACTTAATATCATGTTTTACTggatttgaaaacacatttaacatgaCTCGTACCTCTTGTACAGTCCTGTAGGACATCACAGGTTTAGGTACCGGTACTAGTCTGTGTTGGCCCGACTGAACCAATGGATCTGTCACATGGAGCCATCAGTTACAACAGTAATCCGGTGCAGCGAACATCACGGAGGAACTACAAGGTTACATCTTCACTAAACGTAGCTGACCTATAACCTTGAATGCCTCTGTGTCACTGCATATCAAGATTAATGTTCTTTTTGCATTGAAGGCCATGAGTCAGAAAGGTTGCAGACAGTAACGTTAGCGTGAATGGTTAGCTTGTGCTGTCTTTACCGGTTGTACATGTCAGCCAtcatctccacctccagctccGCCGCCAGCTGCTGTGCCTTCATGGGATCCATGTCTGCGCCTCGGTGCTGCTCTCGCCCGGCTTTGACCACAAACACACGCCGTCCTGGTGACCCTCTCCGGCGGACGGTGGACAGTAGACCTACCGGTGCTTCTTCTTTAACCTTCAAACCTGCAAGACGTGAAACACGTGTGTACTGTTTCCGTTACGCTTCCCTTGTCAATAAAGTTGGATTCAAACTGAGGCAGAGACAGTGCGCCCCCTCGTGCCATCTCTGTGCCATAGCTctccaaatatttatttaaatgttaaggTCTGTTGGCAAACAAAGTgacatatttcagtttttttttttttaataaaccataATTGTAATTTAGACAAAACACGCGGTGCTTTACAAATACAAGCTCAAAAATAAGGTTTCTTTTCAACAACAGTCACTTTCAGAGAGACACAATGCCACTGAAGTGCTTTTACCTTAATTAGTCTGACAATTCAAAATTGACTGATAATGTAAagtaatacaattatttttattagacAAATGTGAACAACAGTAAGAACGTTTTCCCtttttgtaataatattttgGGGTTATTATTAATGGAAACTAAACATCCATTTGAACCTTGTACACAGAACTAAATGAAGGTAACACCAGCACACAGCCTGTCATTCTTGCATGCACAAAGCTTATAATCGCCAGACGCTGAATGGTgctgaaaacagaaaaggatGGACATAAAAATCGATTATACATAGCTGCACAGCAAAATGGACTTTGTCTGGCATCTTTGTGAACATACATAAAACCACAACAGAGAGAACATAATGCTTAGCACACCAAAGTGCTGAATTACTCACAAAACATAGTAAAAACTATGCACAAATACAAAGGTTACTCTGCCTCATCTCCAGTGACATCAATCTCATTcacatcttcttcctcctcctcctcctcctcttcttcttcttcttcttcctctggaGTCATTTCCATGTTGTCGAGTCCATGCTCACAATCTTCTGTCTCAGGCACTTTGCctggagagaaaagcagaacgtctacctccacttcctcctcttcctcttcttgatCGCAGCCGGAGCTCCTGCCGAACCCAACAGCGTCAGACGGAGGTGGACTAGTTCTCTCAGAGGCCTGGGGGGTCAAGTTGTGCACCAAAGGCATTTTGTCTTCTTGAGGCAGGTGCGTGTCACTGTGAGACGATCCTCCGTCGTGGATAGCAGTCCGCGGTGTTTTATCAGACACTCCTGCATCACAGGCtgtttgtggtaaaaaaaaaaaaaaaaaaagaaggaactAAAATGGATTATCCAGAGTAATTGggacattgttttttaatatatatatatgtaaatatagatatatagtttTCAAACgcatttttttattcctggAGCATAACAGACTTGGACTAAGATACGATAGAATTTAAGTGCCAGTTGCCAGTTTGTTTACTTAGGTACCTAAGTGGCAGATGAGAatcatcaacaaaaacattgttttgctgacaaggcagtggtggaaagaaacaaagtacatttactccagaactgtacttaagtacagttttgaggtactttaacGGACACATATTGGAGCCACTACATCTGGAGTTAcaagttacttttcagattgaGATCTTTATATTAAACAACATGTGTTGAGGTTTTAAAATAGAATGCACTGATTGAACAAGTGACCTCTTACAGAAAAATATAGATGGGGCTCCAGCTTGTTTCTATGTGTagttttatctgtatttatgtatgtaataaataatgtcatataaAGTAAGATATAGGGATgggtatcgttaggattttatcgATACTAGAACTCTTATCAATTCTGCTTTTCAGTTTGGTTCCTTATCGATACCATTAACGGtattttttgattatattttatgaaaaattaattaagaaaagaacTGACATTGCCTTTAATATTCTTGAATGTATACAAATAGTCTTTCAgaagcagcaatacaagaagttccaaaatctttaaaatacattcaagcTAAACAATAAGCTAAGTTATAAGCTTTCATTTATTAGCCTGTTCTTATCAGCAAACTTCAGATGGCTTTGCAAACGTTTCCTGCAGTGGACGACGATGGATGGTTGCTGGCCCAAATTGTCAAAAACATTTACGACCTTATCAGCACCTACTGGATTCAAATGTAGCCGCACTttggatctttttttcccctctctgccaTGATGTGTGTCTCAGGTTGTACTGAGCTGgagtcaatgtgtgtgtgtcacagtaaaGCACGACTCCGCCCCTCATGCACTCTGTAACTTCTAAAGTACTGACAGCAAAACCGTAAACTCCAGACCTTATCAAGATTCCCCTGTTTAGAACTGAGTTATGGGGCCCTAGTAATATATCTGCCCTACAGAGGACATTTTACAGCACAACTACCGCTATTACTGCTTAtacttttaagtacattttgctgataaaactTTGGTTCTTCTACTATAAATTCAGGACTTTCATgtaggaatttttttttttatattgacgTATTGATAGTAAAGGATCAtagtacttcttccatcactgcTGCAAGATTTGATACATCTTGAGGTTAAAATGggaaatattttttgtgtgataTGAACTTAGCCTGTAATCACTGTTCCACCAAATCTGTaagtttttttatcttaaaactaGCCCAACATTATGCAACAATTCAAGCATTGTTGTGGTCGTTGCTACCTGTCACAGTGTCATGCTTTATATTACCAGACAGCACCAAAGTAGGTTTAGTTTATAATGTTATGCAAACTGCAGCGAATGTGTTTCTCTTTCGAAtcaaatcaaagaaattcaatGGTTCAATAGTTTAAGTTTCTCATTTTTTACTCTTACTGTACACGGTAAGAAGGGCTTGAAAAAATGCCACCCAAAGCTTTAGGAAGAAACACTTTACCTTCATCAGGAGTTTTCAGTTGCTGCTCAGTCTCAGCTGCTAACTCGGCCTCTTCTCCCAAGACATCGAAGGAAAACACCGGAAGGGACTCATCACGCCACAAATGTGTCTCATTACTAGTAGAGCTGTTTGTTTCGTCTCGCTGTGATTCTTCATACTCAGCTGCTGATTTGTTGACAATTTCATTGTGATTTTTATCAACTGTGACATTGAAGGCGGCGTGACACTCTTGAACCCCGTCCCTGTTCTGAGGCTgagcattgtacatttctgtcCCGTTAGTAAATTCTGTAAAGCTGCTCCCACATGTCTTCCCTTCCTCACATTCTACAACTCTTGTAGTTTCACTTGTTTCCTTCTCCTGGCTTTCTTTTGACTTTCTTGTTTTTGAGTGTTGGTGTTTGATAAGCTTCTGAAACTCCTTCAGACTGACCATCCGCGGCCGTTTGGGTGTCCCAAGTTTTTTCCCGGCTGGGATTACATCACTGCTGTTGTCTGCCTCAGCATTT
Protein-coding sequences here:
- the timm10 gene encoding mitochondrial import inner membrane translocase subunit Tim10; this translates as MDPMKAQQLAAELEVEMMADMYNRMTNACHRKCVPPHYKEAELSKGESVCLDRCVAKYLDLHERLGRKLTELSVQDEETMRKASLGSG